The proteins below come from a single Drosophila teissieri strain GT53w chromosome 3L, Prin_Dtei_1.1, whole genome shotgun sequence genomic window:
- the LOC122618229 gene encoding isovaleryl-CoA dehydrogenase, mitochondrial has product MALRFVAQSCRSLLQRGDRPLSWTRTLAHYPVNDAMFGLDEDRQKLREVAFNFFQKELAPLAKEIDKLDNFKDMRSFWKKLGDLGFLGITAEPDFGGTGGSYLDHCIIMEEFSRAAGGVALSYGAHSNLCINQLTKNATLEQKEKYLPKLCSGEHVGGLAMSEPGAGSDVVSMKLRAERKGDYYVLNGSKFWITNGSDADTLIVYAKTGGSGVPDKHGITAFIVETAWEGFSVAQKLDKLGMRGSSTCELVFQDLKVPAKNILGQENKGVYVLMSGLDFERLVLAAGPVGLMQAACDVAFDYAHQRKQMNQLIGEFQLLQGKMADMYTTLSACRSYLYTVAGACDAGIRSPKDCAGVILYTAEKATKVALDAIQILGGNGYINENPTGRILRDAKLYEIGAGTSEIRRWLIGRQLNQEYK; this is encoded by the exons ATGGCTCTCAGATTTGTGGCCCAGTCATGCAGATCCTTGCTTCAACGTGGCGATCGTCCTTTGTCCTGGACCCGCACCCTCGCACATTATCCCGTCAACGATGCGATGTTTGGTCTGGATGAGGACCGCCAAAAGTTGCGGGAAGTTGCATTCAATTTCTTCCAGAAGGAACTGGCGCCTTTGGCCAAGGAAATCGACAAACTGGATAATTTCAA GGACATGCGTTCTTTCTGGAAGAAACTGGGTGATCTTGGCTTTCTGGGCATCACTGCGGAGCCCGATTTTGGTGGCACTGGGGGCAGCTATTTAGACCACTGCATCATCATGGAGGAATTCTCCCG TGCTGCTGGAGGCGTGGCCTTATCCTACGGAGCCCACTCCAATTTGTGCATCAATCAGTTGACCAAGAACGCCACCCTCGAGCAGAAGGAGAAGTATCTTCCCAAGCTGTGCAGCGGCGAGCACGTTGGAGGACTGGCCATGTCCGAACCGGGTGCTGGATCCGATGTAGTATCCATGAAGCTGCGTGCCGAGCGCAAAGGAGACTACTATGTCCTGAACGGATCTAAGTTCTGGATCACAAATGGATCTGATGCGGATACTTTGATAGTCTATGCTAAGACAGGAGGCAGTGGGGTTCCGGACAAGCATGGCATTACCGCTTTTATAGTCGAGACCGCCTGGGAAGGCTTCAGTGTGGCCCAAAAGCTGGACAAGCTGGGCATGCGAGGCAGCAGCACCTGTGAACTGGTCTTTCAGGATCTGAAGGTGCCGGCCAAGAACATTCTGGGCCAGGAGAACAAAGGCGTATATGTGCTTATGTCGGGATTGGACTTTGAACGACTAGTGCTGGCCGCCGGACCCGTGGGTTTGATGCAGGCCGCCTGCGACGTGGCTTTCGACTATGCCCACCAGCGTAAGCAGATGAATCAGTTAATTGGAGAGTTTCAGCTTCTGCAAGGAAAGATGGCTGATATGTACACCACACTGAGTGCGTGCAGGAGCTATTTGTACACGGTGGCCGGAGCCTGTGACGCCGGCATTCGCAGTCCTAAAGATTGCGCTGGCGTTATTCTCTACACCGCCGAGAAGGCCACCAAGGTGGCTCTCGATGCCATTCAGATCCTCGGTGGCAATGGCTACATTAACGAGAATCCCACTGGTCGCATCCTGCGTGATGCTAAGCTTTACGAGATTGGTGCGGGAACCTCGGAGATCAGACGCTGGCTGATTGGTCGCCAGCTCAACCAGGAGTACAAGTAA
- the LOC122617094 gene encoding uncharacterized protein LOC122617094 isoform X8 → MESKRSKKGRKSRTAESENPTNHQQEQQPHQHHPWDEDPAAKSPQANRVIPSTGTALTRFLTCMAPVIVSLPGAGTGPTEQPTILLINGIASDTQLEDKQSKAAALKLALDNNNSEATTPAQPHQVPTTPGGSHLLDFESHLIESIADEASGVGIRELTPFEQELQQGTSKAGTNDTEPVIEVEPAGVRTIQPVEISPPAHQIAEVDETATPSEEVRRTAEQLVDEIEQELIQALSRDVDEAQRVHEDQVQRDRDEINALTQQVEVQLNELTGILKNKPQAEIVLELPAEEEEQKPKPFVAAPSELKLVEVPTPKTEAEEQERKEFIDSLPQIEQNRLQGGSESEETDAQKLSADCKREYYRSLKKYLLHSSQEKPPVPLQTYRWEDLKRAKERGGYPWTHLYKRPLGPDEQPEIVLLLRKSQELRFKSESPKSLKKVRYDEQVLVKETERYIQDLSEDEAVATTTDDSSEESSDSETESERDQHNEDALSECISCVSDSVLAVGGRARPRKTNRLAHIRDLIRRRRSGRTHEDAQSLPGNSANPSRQSSVHELAPPPGSLIPNTEKPSKSSKPKQGFDIMKKLKSLAERQKKRLNNIKRITLKKDDKIVLGEQQKIMKLKASPKSDRGEIPHFIEKQDSDEILELVEYDESPCRKRTKEELLEDQPSGSGRVPEPDEIIELPVVKAETEAPTVEVTEPAEEKLDHKEEKESEAEAEAEAEEDPPKKTPRIRREHVYEEIGQAGTQELVDQPILELESLKKSLTRQDNLAVDEIEAAKAVPLDRMGSSEEEQVTAGKPGALFAPISSIDSTSSDEDRARLAQLSPVTEESDEPMDISPDLRPSLKKEASPAPSDKKVTFSHVEDDAEPHREDVELPEDVLEAATNAAKWKNERGSNLFDLLMKLLLTMLPGAGGGAAGGGRRRRRLTKHHRARAPRYQDYHYTTDTDTPGAPTNTTQHNPSTWRIRVKRSASWTLCCCCSAGATNKFW, encoded by the exons ATGGAGTCGAAACGCTCGAAAAAAGGACGCAAATCTCGGACAGCTGAGTCCGAGAATCCCACTAACcaccagcaggagcagcagccacatcaacATCATCCCTGGGACGAAG ACCCTGCGGCCAAGAGTCCCCAAGCAAATAGGGTAATTCCCAGCACGGGCACAGCACTGACCCGATTCCTGACCTGTATGGCACCAGTGATTG tgtcGCTACCTGGCGCTGGAACTGGCCCCACTGAGCAGCCGACCATACTACTGATCAACGGCATCGCCAGCGATACGCAGCTAGAGGATAAGCAGTCCAAAGCAGCCGCCTTAAAGTTGGCCCtcgataacaacaacagcgaggcaacaacaccagcacAGCCGCACCAAGTGCCCACCACTCCGGGTGGCTCCCATCTCCTGGACTTCGAGTCGCATCTCATCGAGAGCATTGCCGACGAAGCCAGTGGCGTTGGAATAAGGGAGCTCACTCCGTTCGAGCAGGAACTGCAGCAGGGCACCTCCAAGGCGGGCACCAATGACACGGAGCCAGTCATTGAGGTAGAACCAGCTGGTGTCAGGACCATACAGCCTGTGGAAATCTCACCGCCAGCTCATCAAATCGCCGAGGTCGACGAGACGGCCACCCCGTCGGAGGAAGTACGTCGCACTGCCGAGCAGTTGGTGGATGAGATCGAACAGGAGCTGATCCAGGCACTCAGCCGGGATGTAGACGAGGCGCAGCGCGTGCACGAGGATCAGGTCCAGCGAGATCGCGACGAGATCAACGCACTCACCCAACAGGTCGAGGTCCAGTTGAATGAGCTGACCGGCATCCTGAAGAACAAGCCCCAGGCGGAGATTGTCTTGGAACTGccagcggaggaggaggagcaaaaGCCGAAGCCATTTGTGGCCGCTCCCAGTGAACTGAAGCTCGTGGAGGTACCCACCCCCAAAACCGAGGCTGAGGAGCAGGAACGCAAGGAGTTCATCGACTCACTGCCCCAGATCGAGCAGAATCGACTGCAGGGAGGCAGTGAATCAGAGGAAACGGATGCTCAAAAACTGTCGGCGGACTGCAAAAGGGAGTACTACCGGTCGCTGAAGAAGTACCTCCTGCACAGCAGCCAGGAGAAGCCACCAGTGCCACTGCAAACATATCGCTGGGAGGACCTTAAACGAGCCAAAGAGCGG GGCGGCTATCCCTGGACACATTTGTACAAACGGCCACTGGGACCCGACGAGCAGCCGGAGATTGTGCTGCTCCTGCGAAAGTCCCAGGAACTGCGCTTCAAGTCCGAGTCACCCAAGTCCCTGAAGAAGGTACGCTACGACGAGCAGGTGTTGGTGAAGGAGACCGAACGTTACATTCAGGACCTTTCTGAGGACGAGGCGGTAGCCACCACTACCGACGACAGCAGCGAGGAGTCCTCCGATTCAGAGACAGAGTCTGAACGGGATCAGCACAACGAAGACGCTCTAAGTGAGTGCATCTCCTGCGTTTCCGACTCCGTGCTAGCGGTCGGAGGTCGCGCCCGACCACGTAAGACGAATCGCCTGGCCCACATCCGTGACCTCAtccggcgcaggcgcagcggACGCACTCACGAGGACGCCCAGTCACTGCCCGGTAACTCCGCTAATCCCAGTCGACAGAGTAGCGTTCACGAACTAGCTCCGCCGCCGGGATCCCTCATACCCAACACCGAGAAGCCTTCAAAGTCCAGCAAACCCAAACAGGGATTCGACATCATGAAGAAGCTGAAGAGCCTGGCCGAGCGCCAGAAAAAGCGCCTGAACAATATTAAGAGGATCACCCTGAAAAAGGACGACAAAATCGTTCTCGGCGAGCAGCAGAAGATCATGAAGCTAAAGGCCTCACCCAAGTCGGATCGTGGCGAGATTCCTCACTTCATCGAGAAGCAGGACTCCGACGAAATCCTAGAACTGGTGGAGTACGATGAGTCGCCCTGCCGCAAGCGCACCAAGGAGGAGCTACTGGAAGATCAGcccagtggcagtggaagaGTGCCTGAGCCCGATGAGATCATCGAGTTGCCTGTGGTCAAAGCTGAGACAGAGGCTCCCACAGTGGAAGTCACCGAACCCGCGGAGGAAAAGCTGGATCATAAAGAAGAAAAGGAATcggaagcagaagcagaagcagaagcagaggAGGACCCGCCCAAGAAAACACCTCGCATCCGGCGGGAGCATGTCTACGAAGAGATTGGCCAGGCTGGAACACAGGAACTTGTGGATCAGCCAATCCTGGAGCTGGAATCTCTTAAGAAGTCCCTGACGCGTCAGGACAATCTCGCCGTCGATGAGATCGAGGCGGCAAAGGCAGTGCCTTTGGATCGCATGGGCAGCAGCGAGGAGGAGCAAGTGACCGCCGGCAAGCCAGGCGCCCTATTTGCCCCCATCTCGTCCATAGACTCCACCTCCTCGGATGAGGATCGCGCCCGCCTGGCGCAGCTTTCGCCCGTTACCGAGGAGAGTGATGAACCCATGGATATCAGTCCAGATCTGCGTCCATCCCTTAAGAAGGAAGCCTCCCCAGCGCCCTCGGACAAGAAGGTGACCTTTTCGCACGTCGAAGACGATGCTGAACCGCATCGTGAGGATGTCGAGCTGCCCGAGGATGTCCTGGAGGCGGCCACCAATGCCGCCAAATGGAAAAACGAGAG AGGCTCTAACCTATTTGACTTGCTCATGAAATTGTTACTAACCATGTTGCCGGGagctggaggtggagctgCGGGCGGAGGCAGAAGGCGCCGCCGGCTCACCAAGCACCACCGTGCCCGTGCACCGCGATACCAAGACTACCACTACACTACCGACACAGACACCCCTGGTGCAcccaccaacaccacccaaCACAATCCCAGCACATGGCGCATACGGGTGAAGCGATCCGCATCCTGGacgctctgctgctgctgcagcgccgGCGCCACCAATAAGTTTTGGTAG